DNA sequence from the Halorussus sp. MSC15.2 genome:
GTCGGCCAGCGCGTCGGTGAGGGCGGCGGCGTTCGACCGCCGGGCCTCGTTGAAGTCGGGCAGGCGGTCCAACTGGACCCGGCCGATGGCGGCCGCCATCGAGGTCATCCGGAAGTTGTGCCCGACCCGGACGTGTTCGTAGCCACCCGAGGGCGGCCGACCGTGGTTGACGAAACTCGCGGCGCGTTCGGCCACGTCCTCGCGGTCGGTGGTTATCATCCCGCCCTCTCCCGTGGTCATGTTCTTGGTCGGGTACATCGAGAAGCAGGCCGCGTCGCCGAACGACCCGACGGTCCGCCCGTCGAACGCCGCGCCGTGGGCCTGTGCGGCGTCCTCGACCACCGCGAGGTCGTACTCGTCGGCCACGTCGAGCAGGCGGTCCATCTCCGCGGGGAGTCCGTAGAGGTGGACCGGCACGACGGCGGCCACGTCGTACTCGCGCCGAATCGCCTCCTCGACCGCGGTCGGGTCGAGGTTGAAGGTGTCGGGGTCGATGTCGGCGAACACGGGTTCCGCGCCCGCGAGTCGAATCGCGTTGGCGCTGGCCACGAACGAGAACGGCGTGGTCACCACCTTGTCGCCCTCGCCGACGCCGACCGCTTCGAGGGCGGCGTGGAGCGCGGTGGTGCCGTTGCTCGTGGCGACGGCGTAGTCGGTCTCGCAGAACGCCGCGAACTCGTCCTCGAACGCCCGCACTTCGGGACCGTCGGCGATTCGCCCCGACGCCATGACCTCGCGGACGCGCTCGATTTCGCGCTCGCCCATCTCGGGGGCGGCGATGGGAACGTCGGTCATGCGATGTCGTTCCCCCCGTCGAGGGCCTCGGGCAGCGAGCGATGCTCAGCGGGCGCGCCCATCGCCAGCGTCTCGGGCGGGACGTCCTCGGTCACGACCGCTCCGGCCGCGACGAACGACCCCTCGCCGACGGTGACGCCGGGGAGGAGCGTGGCGTTCGCGCCGACCGAAACGTGGTCTTCGAGAGTCGGGCCTTCCAACTCCACGTCCTTCCGAATCGGGTAGGGGTCGTTGGTCAGGACCGCGCGGGGACCGACGAACACCTCGCTCCCGATGGTGGTGTCGGTCGGCACGTAGACGCCCGTCTGGAGGCTGACGTGCGACCCGATGGTCGTCGTCCCGTCGATTACCGTGTCGGTGCCGACCAC
Encoded proteins:
- a CDS encoding DegT/DnrJ/EryC1/StrS aminotransferase family protein, translated to MTDVPIAAPEMGEREIERVREVMASGRIADGPEVRAFEDEFAAFCETDYAVATSNGTTALHAALEAVGVGEGDKVVTTPFSFVASANAIRLAGAEPVFADIDPDTFNLDPTAVEEAIRREYDVAAVVPVHLYGLPAEMDRLLDVADEYDLAVVEDAAQAHGAAFDGRTVGSFGDAACFSMYPTKNMTTGEGGMITTDREDVAERAASFVNHGRPPSGGYEHVRVGHNFRMTSMAAAIGRVQLDRLPDFNEARRSNAAALTDALADADVVTPTEPDDRRHVYHQYTIRTDDRDGLADHLADEGVGTGVYYPTPIHEQPAYDGVSHTAPVAERTAEQALSLPVHPNVSEDDLRTITAAIQEYER
- a CDS encoding acyltransferase encodes the protein MDPRLGDDCHVSPAATVGHRHRDGASPPVVGDRATIRSGSIVYADVEIGDDFTTGHDVLVREDTRIGDDVVVGTDTVIDGTTTIGSHVSLQTGVYVPTDTTIGSEVFVGPRAVLTNDPYPIRKDVELEGPTLEDHVSVGANATLLPGVTVGEGSFVAAGAVVTEDVPPETLAMGAPAEHRSLPEALDGGNDIA